A window from Luteibacter flocculans encodes these proteins:
- a CDS encoding dermonecrotic toxin domain-containing protein translates to MSHPLPLTRLAAALALAIAGAVNLPAQADAPITSPVGAAGKTTATKAPQATYSHVTVPTFAPLFATEGDARLYGTIAAQVFNAPIPDPRLVAKDFIKAHLGINGDDYVVAHFASAKTRKEGKPDQIIRLTDALMEAFPEHSRHTAFAGLADAVGGLNGGGKASPSLYTFLNRMVHARSAMDYFSQVGTFLWSRTGPGYLYNTFVAKGNVIDTVYEDFRRLDDAFAVFRAGTPFARRPDFRLSRILDEFKAKKVFDELPYVKKLHVDFDAYWKRVGHNWPLLARYRFVEQARHARASGVLTQEQYEQVMAGGASNVPLDGPIKVWQLRAGRPRSVQVRHFDIHGYTSSDLLRFVSPGKGEVLYIPEGKPAFVAFSDEADLRRWVVKQANDPRALDDLMSRFSLYDQQDGVFWSGVKTSLEKMASGRWHADSKIIDTRNAPIDGDPFEDMRKRTERRLRDDARMRVATSWEAWRTTLHRTVTLLGPLGYAPPLAIAVQASSAAVGLGLGIEREIDGRTFEERRDGLAEGLITFATAVPLGAAFDSLNTIPGIGPDPRVSEQPAAQGREQFALAPLDRIHGRIGYPLSPLRSPRLAGGDAEVPQVDELPSDHDEDAPSSQQGAGAPAIDEGYIAQVVPRSSLTRAYHLNERLRSNIEGERTRMDEFRRDSLRANAHGYLASTDHAIVYRYDMRSPEELIANGGFGASGNNDTFGTFSGVSSMLDTPFTRGHGTMRAADRAYMHRLMDHASPIQPGQAFHNYAVWTEGREVATLSDNVSLAAYDPTYAEVHFPHDIPPRDIYIFGSGDPRYATAIADIFASPHVSTPYGVPLEALVEYLAGRLNIDLPNRFSEQRPAHYLELPSSSEGSMSDVQSAP, encoded by the coding sequence ATGAGCCATCCGCTCCCCCTCACGCGGCTCGCTGCTGCGCTGGCCCTGGCCATCGCCGGCGCGGTCAACCTCCCCGCACAGGCCGACGCGCCGATCACGTCCCCCGTCGGTGCCGCAGGCAAAACGACGGCGACCAAGGCGCCGCAGGCGACCTATTCGCATGTGACCGTGCCGACATTCGCGCCCTTGTTCGCGACGGAAGGCGATGCTCGCCTGTACGGGACGATCGCCGCGCAGGTTTTCAATGCCCCCATTCCCGACCCCCGGCTCGTAGCGAAGGACTTCATCAAGGCGCACCTCGGCATCAACGGCGACGATTACGTGGTCGCTCACTTTGCGTCAGCGAAGACGCGGAAGGAGGGTAAGCCGGACCAGATCATCCGGCTGACGGACGCGCTGATGGAGGCCTTTCCCGAGCATTCCCGACATACCGCTTTTGCGGGGCTCGCGGATGCGGTCGGTGGACTGAATGGGGGAGGGAAGGCCAGCCCGTCGCTGTATACCTTTCTCAATCGGATGGTGCATGCACGCAGCGCGATGGACTACTTCTCGCAGGTCGGCACGTTTCTTTGGAGCCGCACCGGGCCCGGGTACCTGTACAACACCTTCGTCGCGAAGGGCAACGTCATCGACACCGTCTACGAAGACTTCCGCCGTCTTGACGATGCGTTCGCCGTGTTTCGTGCCGGCACGCCCTTCGCACGCCGTCCGGACTTCCGTCTCTCTCGGATACTCGACGAGTTCAAGGCAAAGAAGGTGTTCGACGAACTTCCGTATGTGAAGAAATTGCACGTCGATTTCGACGCGTACTGGAAGCGTGTCGGACACAACTGGCCCTTGCTGGCCCGATATCGCTTCGTCGAGCAGGCACGTCATGCGCGGGCTTCCGGTGTGCTGACGCAGGAGCAGTATGAGCAGGTCATGGCGGGCGGCGCGTCCAACGTTCCTCTCGATGGTCCGATCAAGGTCTGGCAGTTGCGTGCGGGGCGACCACGCTCGGTCCAGGTACGTCACTTCGATATCCATGGCTACACGTCCAGTGACCTCCTGCGTTTTGTCTCTCCCGGCAAGGGAGAGGTGCTGTACATCCCCGAAGGAAAGCCGGCGTTCGTGGCCTTCTCCGATGAAGCGGATCTTCGACGCTGGGTCGTGAAGCAGGCGAACGACCCGCGGGCACTCGACGACCTGATGTCTCGCTTTTCGCTCTACGACCAGCAGGACGGTGTGTTCTGGTCGGGCGTAAAAACCAGCCTCGAGAAGATGGCCAGTGGTCGGTGGCATGCGGACAGCAAGATCATCGATACGCGTAACGCGCCGATCGACGGCGATCCCTTCGAGGACATGCGCAAGCGCACCGAACGCAGGCTGCGCGACGATGCGAGGATGCGCGTGGCGACGTCATGGGAAGCGTGGCGCACCACGCTGCACCGCACGGTCACCTTACTGGGCCCGTTGGGATACGCGCCGCCGCTCGCCATTGCCGTTCAGGCGAGCAGCGCCGCGGTCGGCCTGGGCCTCGGCATCGAGCGCGAAATCGATGGCCGAACCTTCGAGGAGAGGCGGGATGGCCTGGCGGAGGGCCTGATCACCTTTGCGACGGCCGTTCCGTTGGGTGCCGCCTTCGATAGTCTGAATACCATTCCTGGGATCGGCCCTGATCCCCGTGTCAGTGAACAGCCTGCCGCTCAGGGTCGGGAGCAGTTCGCGCTCGCGCCTCTGGATCGAATCCATGGACGTATCGGTTATCCGCTGAGCCCGCTGAGATCGCCGCGTTTGGCTGGAGGGGACGCGGAAGTGCCGCAAGTTGATGAACTGCCGTCGGATCACGATGAAGATGCGCCCTCTTCCCAACAAGGGGCGGGAGCGCCCGCGATCGATGAGGGCTATATCGCCCAGGTGGTGCCCAGGAGTTCGCTGACGCGGGCGTATCACCTCAATGAGCGACTGAGGAGCAACATCGAGGGCGAGCGCACGCGCATGGACGAATTCCGGAGAGATTCCCTGCGAGCCAACGCCCACGGTTACCTGGCCTCCACGGATCACGCCATCGTGTATCGGTACGACATGCGTTCGCCCGAGGAGCTGATCGCGAATGGCGGGTTCGGTGCATCCGGCAACAACGATACGTTCGGCACGTTCAGCGGAGTATCGTCGATGCTGGACACGCCTTTCACGCGCGGGCACGGAACGATGCGAGCTGCCGACAGGGCCTACATGCACCGGCTCATGGATCACGCGTCGCCTATTCAACCGGGGCAGGCGTTCCATAACTACGCGGTCTGGACCGAAGGTCGTGAGGTGGCGACGCTTTCGGACAACGTCAGTCTCGCCGCCTACGATCCCACCTACGCGGAGGTGCATTTCCCGCACGATATTCCGCCGCGCGACATCTACATCTTCGGCTCGGGCGATCCCCGCTACGCCACTGCCATCGCAGACATCTTCGCATCGCCTCACGTGTCCACGCCGTACGGCGTTCCGTTGGAGGCCCTGGTCGAGTATCTGGCAGGTCGACTCAACATCGATCTGCCCAACCGATTCAGCGAGCAGCGACCGGCCCATTACCTGGAATTGCCGTCGTCGTCGGAAGGCAGCATGAGCGACGTGCAATCGGCCCCCTGA
- a CDS encoding autotransporter domain-containing protein, translating into MNRVYHLVWNGALRVVQVASELSSSRGQVARDERGGMPRLRALSLAFVAAGFWLASSAASAAQCTPLDLRPCSAAGGTPSAVGGYDRLGIGGFGNGNGGNATLYPPVQVPGALSVNGNGGVGGNAMDFPVDGAGGTGGNAGTNGTLIGQNGGDGGFGSRFGGGGGGGGAGVYSTSTNISISSGVSMAGGNGGKGGDIQQGSLGGPGGGGGGGTGLILAADGTVLVTAGTLTGGAGGRGGTGGGGGSTTGAGGGGGGDGLLALGNAAQITNSGTITGGVGGAEGTGGAGPFDAGQSGAGVTLVGVNSRLINSGSISGGDAVGPTGAAGAGVITYGGGTLIQNGSLIQGGLAADGVSRASAIIFNGTLNQLLMLPGATLNGAVQVNDGGVVTISSNIPSNGGSPSLIGDVRLQGASNGASVAFATGQFDAAGINVTGSIQGTGNVTSSGGAPFSLHAVNIDGTLNLQNSNVIGLAGNITTTGQQTYGAPIQLNSAVTMQSQAAIDIVAPVIGTFALSIVTPNDITLGADVGFSNTLTSFSANGNHVVAQDSIRAGSISITTHGGPIEQSGAFVGSGANAFNAGTNDITLTNAGNDFGSGVSLVGGNIAVNSATDLTVSNVSHAANGNVSLSSGGRVILPFDVITTGAVSLTSRGGTFATGGQVSGSTVALQGDTGVSLNHDVTSTGTLNIDSAHGSLNQIAGAVTAATFTANVAGNITLTSAGNAIGAIGNVTAADFTLANTLATTVTGNVNVSSAELISPQGTVITGVLQTNVVTKIGAGTSLAVGNGGTSGTLTSDVINNGTLVFNRSDVASFTEALAGSGHFIKAGTGTLLFDGDAAPYTGDTSVQSGQLIVGSVAGSPAQLNGNVSVDSGAGLGGHGLIVGNVSLAGGASLSPGHSVGTLTVNGDLAMADGSVYDAELAASGVGDKVVVTGALSLGDVTLNVSDAGGMGPGVYTLFSYGTTLTTSNGGLRFGSTPAGQSVQLQYLTGARQINLIDYTGTSLNYWNANGLASPTQMGGGSGTWSASSSTWTDEHGSLTGPMAPQPSFAIFGGAPGTVTTDASAGALAVTGMQFLSDGYRVAGDAVDLVGLSGGAPILRVGDGSQSSAGYVATIDNVLTGTAGLNKTDAGTLVLGGLNTYTGDTTVSGGVLAIADDRNLGNAANGVQLQGGTLRITGATDTSTDRALSLVSSGAIDIADATNRFVWNGAISGAGGIAKLGAGTLVLDHANSYTGTTVLAAGTLSLGDSAAIGSGGLSLRDGSTLALANDVSLSNAVDIAGSANIDVDNGANATLVGDLVDGASAGSLVKTGAGTLRMTGNNAYSGATTIDAGTLYVGDGGTQGVLPLAIVNRGALVLDRSDNVTYAGAFSGNGTFQKLGANTLRLTGDSSAFTGTSRIAGTLQLDGALGGNLVFANGAVLTGTGKAGSASFAAGSELSPAGRGTVGSLSFTGDLTLATGMRYTVDVTDAGTSDSVTVGGRASLQGGSVVSLGSGAQWQANTTYRILTAAGGVGGTFSNVSSDLAFLTPSLVYTSNAVDLTLARNDRTFPDVAVTRNQRATAAAAESLGSGPVYDAILRMDSITAVRAFDNLSGEIHANLRGALVDDDRYQRDAINQHLLVQQADGADDVSGAWASVWGHWGNHDGDGNAARLSTNGSGLLVGADTGIGSDTRLGVALGSGHVSASARGDSASGDTRTAALYGSGHYGNVLLQAGALYSYRDIDTHRTVDVDTLGGRVAGSQHARSAQVFVEGAYAFRFDRASLAPFVNVARQQLRTDHLHEQPGPAALDVMGETSSQTFGTLGLRGNWTLSDEGGMAAFGSVGWQHAWGDTDTLSRQRFVAGGDTFQVAGTPIAENAGVATMGLRFKPAPSVTIDASYMGQFASHAKDQSARLSVNWAF; encoded by the coding sequence ATGAACCGTGTTTACCATCTCGTATGGAACGGGGCGCTGCGCGTTGTGCAGGTGGCCTCGGAGTTGTCGTCGTCTCGCGGACAGGTCGCACGCGACGAACGGGGTGGCATGCCACGCCTGCGGGCGTTGTCGTTGGCGTTCGTCGCCGCGGGGTTCTGGCTCGCCTCGTCCGCGGCTTCGGCTGCCCAATGCACGCCGCTCGACCTGCGCCCGTGCAGTGCTGCGGGCGGGACGCCGAGTGCCGTCGGTGGCTACGATCGTCTGGGTATCGGCGGCTTTGGCAACGGCAACGGCGGCAACGCGACCCTCTATCCCCCCGTGCAGGTACCCGGTGCGCTGAGTGTCAATGGCAACGGAGGCGTTGGCGGCAACGCGATGGATTTCCCGGTCGACGGCGCTGGCGGCACGGGAGGCAACGCCGGGACTAACGGGACGCTGATCGGTCAGAACGGTGGCGACGGCGGCTTCGGCTCCCGGTTCGGAGGTGGCGGTGGCGGTGGTGGTGCCGGCGTGTATAGCACCAGCACGAATATCAGCATTTCGTCTGGCGTGAGCATGGCGGGGGGCAACGGCGGCAAGGGTGGTGATATCCAACAAGGCTCCCTTGGTGGCCCTGGCGGCGGCGGCGGTGGTGGCACGGGCCTCATCCTGGCGGCGGACGGCACCGTGCTGGTCACAGCGGGCACCTTGACGGGCGGCGCGGGTGGCCGGGGCGGCACCGGTGGTGGCGGCGGCTCTACTACCGGTGCGGGCGGCGGCGGAGGTGGCGATGGCCTGCTGGCCCTCGGCAACGCCGCCCAGATAACCAATAGCGGCACCATCACCGGCGGCGTGGGCGGCGCAGAGGGTACGGGTGGTGCGGGTCCGTTCGATGCGGGCCAAAGCGGTGCGGGCGTCACGCTTGTGGGCGTGAATTCGAGGCTGATCAACTCCGGGAGCATCTCGGGCGGTGATGCCGTCGGTCCCACGGGCGCGGCAGGTGCGGGCGTGATCACCTATGGCGGCGGGACGCTGATACAGAATGGCAGCCTCATCCAGGGCGGCCTCGCTGCGGATGGTGTATCTCGCGCCTCCGCGATCATCTTCAACGGCACGCTCAACCAGTTGTTGATGTTGCCGGGAGCCACCCTCAATGGCGCCGTGCAGGTGAACGATGGCGGCGTCGTCACGATCAGCTCCAACATTCCCTCCAATGGCGGATCCCCGTCCCTCATCGGTGACGTGCGGCTTCAAGGTGCGTCCAACGGTGCGTCGGTCGCGTTCGCCACGGGGCAATTCGACGCGGCCGGCATCAACGTCACCGGATCGATCCAGGGCACGGGCAACGTCACCAGTTCCGGCGGGGCACCCTTCAGCCTGCACGCCGTCAACATCGACGGTACGCTGAATCTGCAGAATTCCAATGTGATCGGGCTGGCGGGAAACATCACGACCACCGGTCAGCAGACCTACGGTGCGCCGATTCAACTCAATAGCGCGGTGACGATGCAGTCGCAGGCGGCCATCGACATCGTGGCACCGGTCATCGGTACGTTCGCACTGTCCATCGTCACGCCGAACGACATCACGCTGGGCGCGGACGTCGGCTTTTCGAACACGCTGACATCCTTCAGTGCCAACGGCAACCACGTCGTGGCGCAGGACAGTATCCGTGCGGGATCGATCAGCATCACCACGCACGGCGGCCCGATCGAGCAGAGCGGTGCGTTTGTTGGCTCGGGCGCGAACGCGTTCAATGCCGGCACGAACGACATCACCCTGACCAACGCGGGTAACGACTTCGGCAGCGGCGTATCGCTCGTCGGCGGCAACATCGCCGTGAACAGCGCTACCGACCTTACGGTCAGCAATGTGAGTCATGCGGCCAACGGCAACGTCTCGCTGTCGTCAGGCGGAAGGGTGATCCTGCCCTTCGATGTCATCACCACCGGTGCAGTGTCGCTGACGTCACGCGGCGGTACATTTGCAACGGGCGGACAGGTCAGCGGAAGCACGGTTGCCTTGCAAGGCGATACGGGCGTCAGCTTGAACCACGACGTGACATCGACCGGCACGCTGAATATCGACAGTGCGCATGGTTCACTGAATCAGATAGCCGGCGCGGTCACCGCTGCCACCTTCACCGCGAATGTCGCGGGTAACATCACGCTCACCTCGGCGGGCAATGCCATCGGGGCCATCGGCAACGTCACCGCCGCCGACTTCACCCTCGCCAATACGCTCGCGACGACGGTGACCGGCAACGTCAACGTCAGCAGCGCGGAACTGATCTCGCCACAGGGCACCGTCATCACAGGCGTCCTGCAGACCAACGTGGTGACGAAGATCGGTGCAGGTACATCGCTTGCCGTCGGCAACGGTGGCACCAGCGGCACGTTGACCAGCGACGTCATCAACAATGGCACGCTGGTGTTCAACCGTTCCGACGTCGCGAGCTTCACCGAAGCGCTCGCCGGCAGCGGTCATTTCATAAAGGCGGGCACGGGTACGCTGCTGTTCGATGGTGACGCGGCACCGTATACGGGCGACACCAGCGTGCAGTCCGGTCAGCTCATCGTGGGAAGTGTCGCGGGTAGCCCCGCGCAGTTGAACGGCAACGTGTCGGTCGACAGCGGTGCCGGTCTTGGCGGTCACGGCCTGATCGTCGGAAACGTTTCCCTCGCGGGCGGCGCTTCGCTTTCGCCCGGTCATTCGGTCGGCACGCTCACCGTGAACGGCGATCTCGCGATGGCCGACGGTAGCGTCTACGACGCCGAACTCGCTGCATCGGGCGTGGGTGACAAGGTGGTCGTGACCGGCGCGTTGTCGCTCGGCGACGTGACGCTCAACGTGAGCGACGCGGGTGGCATGGGGCCTGGCGTGTACACGCTGTTCTCGTATGGCACCACGCTCACCACGAGCAACGGTGGGCTGCGCTTTGGCAGCACGCCAGCCGGCCAATCAGTGCAGTTGCAGTACCTGACCGGCGCAAGGCAGATCAACCTCATCGACTACACGGGTACCTCGCTGAACTACTGGAATGCCAACGGACTTGCCAGCCCGACGCAGATGGGCGGCGGCAGCGGCACGTGGTCGGCGTCGTCCTCCACATGGACGGACGAACACGGCAGCTTGACCGGCCCGATGGCCCCGCAGCCCAGCTTCGCGATCTTCGGTGGTGCGCCTGGCACTGTCACGACGGATGCGTCGGCCGGCGCACTGGCGGTCACCGGCATGCAGTTCCTGAGCGACGGCTACCGCGTCGCGGGGGATGCGGTGGATCTGGTCGGTTTGTCGGGCGGCGCACCGATCTTGCGCGTCGGTGACGGCAGTCAGTCCAGCGCCGGTTACGTGGCTACGATCGACAACGTGCTGACGGGTACGGCGGGCTTGAACAAGACCGACGCCGGCACGCTGGTGCTCGGTGGTCTCAACACCTATACCGGCGACACGACCGTCAGCGGTGGTGTCCTCGCGATCGCCGACGATCGCAACCTGGGCAACGCGGCCAACGGCGTGCAACTGCAAGGCGGCACGCTGCGTATCACTGGTGCCACCGATACATCGACTGATCGCGCGCTCTCGCTCGTCTCCAGTGGGGCGATCGACATCGCCGATGCGACCAACCGCTTTGTCTGGAACGGCGCGATTTCCGGCGCGGGTGGTATCGCGAAGCTCGGTGCAGGCACGCTCGTTCTCGATCACGCGAATAGTTACACCGGTACCACGGTGCTCGCCGCGGGCACGCTGTCGCTCGGCGACAGTGCGGCGATCGGCAGCGGCGGCCTTTCCCTGCGCGATGGCAGCACGCTCGCGTTGGCGAACGATGTGTCGCTTTCCAACGCCGTGGATATCGCCGGCAGCGCCAACATCGATGTGGACAACGGTGCCAATGCGACCTTGGTCGGCGATCTCGTCGACGGCGCGTCGGCAGGCAGCCTCGTGAAGACCGGCGCCGGCACACTGCGTATGACCGGCAACAATGCGTACAGCGGCGCGACCACGATCGATGCCGGCACGCTCTACGTCGGCGATGGCGGCACGCAGGGCGTGTTGCCGCTCGCCATCGTGAATCGTGGCGCTCTCGTGCTGGATCGTTCCGACAACGTGACCTACGCCGGTGCGTTCTCGGGTAACGGCACGTTCCAGAAACTGGGTGCGAACACGCTGCGACTCACCGGTGACAGCAGTGCGTTCACGGGCACCTCCCGCATCGCGGGCACGTTGCAGTTGGACGGTGCGCTGGGCGGCAACCTCGTGTTCGCTAACGGTGCGGTGCTGACAGGTACAGGCAAGGCCGGTAGCGCCTCCTTCGCGGCGGGCAGCGAGCTATCGCCTGCCGGTCGCGGTACGGTCGGTAGCCTGTCGTTCACTGGCGACCTGACGCTGGCGACAGGGATGCGTTACACCGTCGACGTCACCGACGCCGGCACTTCGGACAGCGTGACCGTCGGTGGCAGGGCGTCGCTGCAGGGCGGTTCGGTGGTGAGCCTCGGCAGCGGTGCGCAATGGCAAGCCAACACCACGTATCGCATCCTCACCGCGGCGGGCGGCGTGGGCGGCACATTCTCGAATGTCTCGTCGGATCTGGCGTTCCTCACGCCGTCGCTTGTCTACACTTCCAACGCTGTCGACCTCACGCTCGCTCGCAACGACCGCACGTTCCCTGACGTCGCCGTCACGCGCAATCAGCGCGCGACCGCCGCAGCGGCGGAATCGCTTGGCAGCGGTCCCGTCTACGATGCGATCCTGAGGATGGACAGCATCACCGCTGTGCGTGCGTTCGACAACCTCTCCGGCGAGATCCACGCCAATCTGCGTGGCGCACTGGTCGACGACGACCGCTACCAGCGCGACGCGATCAATCAGCATCTGCTCGTGCAACAGGCAGACGGCGCCGACGACGTCAGCGGCGCATGGGCGTCCGTGTGGGGTCATTGGGGCAACCACGACGGGGATGGCAATGCCGCACGCCTGAGCACTAACGGCAGCGGCTTGCTGGTCGGCGCGGACACGGGCATCGGCAGCGATACGCGCCTTGGCGTAGCGCTCGGCAGCGGCCATGTCTCGGCATCCGCTCGCGGCGATTCCGCCAGCGGCGATACACGCACCGCCGCGCTCTACGGCAGTGGGCACTACGGTAACGTGTTGCTTCAGGCGGGCGCGTTGTACAGCTATCGCGACATCGATACGCATCGCACGGTAGACGTCGACACCCTCGGCGGGCGCGTGGCGGGCAGTCAGCACGCGCGGTCGGCGCAGGTGTTCGTCGAAGGTGCCTACGCGTTCCGTTTCGATCGTGCGTCCCTCGCGCCGTTCGTCAATGTCGCGCGCCAGCAGTTGCGCACCGATCATCTGCACGAGCAGCCGGGTCCTGCCGCGCTGGACGTGATGGGTGAGACGTCGTCGCAGACGTTCGGCACGCTCGGCCTGCGCGGCAACTGGACGCTTTCCGACGAAGGCGGCATGGCGGCGTTCGGCAGCGTGGGTTGGCAACATGCCTGGGGCGATACCGACACGCTCAGCCGCCAGCGCTTCGTGGCGGGTGGCGATACGTTTCAGGTGGCGGGCACCCCGATCGCCGAGAACGCAGGCGTCGCGACGATGGGTCTACGTTTCAAACCCGCGCCGTCGGTCACGATCGATGCGTCGTACATGGGGCAGTTCGCCAGTCATGCAAAGGACCAGTCCGCACGATTGAGCGTGAACTGGGCATTCTGA
- a CDS encoding restriction endonuclease, translating into MSGFKPVTHRYDDALSRVSWDAFERLMAEHYRRLGYAVEHVGTGGGFNRTDGGIDLLLRREQEVIVVQCKHWNCWQVPHNDVHQLIGVMHTAGAIGAIIITSGEFTPKAIESGFKFRHIRLIDGRAVRAMLGPVAEPEMPHATVDCMPDWAPVRPRRSARRRSHSPLVAAAAALITMAVTLTVLYQYYLNEIQRAQLEATRASMTQAATRLAQASRMPPTYPGFTAHKPTSTIQGHPAIVHDTPTSKTDIAEWERQNAASMRILEKTTPSLP; encoded by the coding sequence ATGAGCGGCTTCAAGCCGGTCACCCATCGTTATGACGATGCGCTGAGCCGTGTCTCGTGGGACGCGTTCGAGCGCCTGATGGCCGAGCATTACCGCAGGCTCGGGTACGCCGTGGAGCACGTCGGTACCGGCGGCGGATTCAACCGCACGGACGGTGGCATCGACCTTTTGCTCCGGCGCGAGCAGGAGGTGATCGTCGTGCAGTGCAAGCACTGGAACTGCTGGCAGGTGCCGCACAACGACGTCCATCAGCTCATCGGCGTGATGCACACCGCAGGCGCTATCGGCGCCATCATCATTACCTCGGGCGAATTCACGCCCAAGGCCATCGAGTCGGGATTCAAGTTTCGCCATATCCGGCTGATCGACGGACGCGCCGTCCGCGCCATGCTGGGCCCGGTGGCGGAACCCGAGATGCCGCACGCGACCGTAGACTGCATGCCCGATTGGGCGCCTGTACGGCCGAGACGGAGCGCTCGGCGGCGATCCCACTCGCCGCTGGTCGCAGCGGCGGCTGCGCTGATCACGATGGCCGTGACGCTTACCGTGCTCTATCAGTACTACCTCAACGAAATCCAGCGTGCGCAGCTTGAGGCAACGCGTGCCTCGATGACCCAGGCTGCCACGCGTCTGGCCCAGGCGAGCAGGATGCCGCCGACCTATCCCGGGTTCACCGCGCACAAACCCACGAGCACGATCCAAGGCCACCCTGCCATCGTGCACGACACGCCGACGAGCAAGACGGACATCGCCGAGTGGGAGAGGCAAAACGCGGCGTCGATGCGCATTCTGGAAAAGACCACGCCGTCGCTGCCCTGA
- a CDS encoding lysozyme inhibitor LprI family protein: MKTIRLTLAATLWLAPFLAQAAGFDCAKASTAIEKAICASPTVSALDGQLGEAFRAAVSNHPDKRDALTLDQRHWLADRDAAISNALRDHPGKPLAADVADYQGRIDFLRGLDTKAPPPLDRVREALPRLPAGSRDILADLSKAGLPVAVATEVRIDEAKDFPFTPDAPLRKALEELDASSGYRKLPGMPVSSIYSIGGTANCWTEAPFRLEGDHAIAVDPPRAWDSDCMSLHGMARVGDDVIATVLSHPSVDETNLGVSRWEGKRFGPDAVLSLRFDHTLAVTGSACAPAQSPCDGFATAALAAATRYARSPVPGALDRSLQKTAKSRYADLLAAAQSTSGLATKGGVVRTLELPTFGSNLASGQMNMYGEDATFFPIDVQGETLLGLIGHGHIGWRVNDDWLVSAWRLKAGKLEAVASAYVTVQRGVLLLSSIVPPPPPVSH; encoded by the coding sequence TTGAAGACGATTCGACTGACGCTTGCCGCCACGCTGTGGCTGGCGCCCTTCCTGGCCCAGGCAGCTGGATTCGACTGCGCCAAGGCCTCCACGGCCATCGAAAAGGCCATCTGCGCTTCGCCGACGGTGTCCGCCCTCGACGGGCAATTGGGCGAAGCCTTCCGGGCCGCCGTGTCGAACCATCCGGACAAGCGCGACGCGCTGACGCTCGACCAGCGCCACTGGCTGGCGGATCGGGACGCGGCCATCTCCAACGCCTTGCGCGACCATCCGGGCAAGCCCCTGGCCGCCGACGTGGCCGACTATCAGGGTCGAATCGACTTTCTTCGCGGCTTGGACACCAAGGCACCACCGCCGCTGGATCGGGTGCGCGAGGCGCTGCCGCGCCTGCCTGCCGGATCGCGCGACATCCTGGCCGACCTGAGCAAAGCTGGACTGCCGGTCGCGGTGGCGACCGAGGTGCGGATCGACGAGGCAAAGGATTTTCCGTTCACCCCCGACGCGCCACTGCGCAAGGCGCTGGAAGAGCTCGACGCGTCCTCCGGCTACCGCAAGCTGCCGGGGATGCCCGTCAGTTCGATCTACTCTATCGGCGGCACGGCGAATTGCTGGACGGAGGCCCCCTTCCGACTCGAGGGCGATCACGCCATCGCCGTCGATCCGCCCCGCGCATGGGACAGCGACTGCATGTCGCTCCATGGCATGGCCCGGGTAGGCGACGACGTGATCGCCACCGTCCTCAGCCATCCGTCGGTGGACGAGACGAACCTCGGCGTGAGCCGCTGGGAAGGGAAACGGTTTGGGCCCGACGCGGTACTGAGCCTGCGCTTCGATCACACCCTGGCAGTGACCGGCAGCGCCTGCGCGCCCGCCCAATCGCCTTGCGATGGCTTCGCCACGGCCGCATTGGCCGCCGCGACGCGCTACGCGCGGAGCCCGGTACCCGGTGCGCTCGACCGCTCTCTACAAAAAACGGCGAAAAGCAGGTACGCCGATCTGCTCGCCGCGGCCCAGTCTACGTCGGGGCTCGCAACGAAAGGCGGCGTGGTGCGCACTCTGGAACTGCCGACCTTCGGCAGCAACCTCGCCTCAGGGCAGATGAACATGTACGGCGAGGACGCAACGTTCTTCCCCATCGATGTCCAGGGCGAGACGCTACTGGGCCTCATCGGCCACGGCCACATCGGTTGGCGCGTCAACGACGACTGGCTGGTCTCGGCCTGGCGACTGAAAGCCGGCAAGCTCGAAGCGGTGGCATCGGCGTATGTCACGGTGCAGCGAGGGGTCCTGCTGCTCTCGTCGATCGTGCCGCCCCCGCCGCCGGTCTCGCACTGA